The following are encoded together in the Hoplias malabaricus isolate fHopMal1 chromosome 3, fHopMal1.hap1, whole genome shotgun sequence genome:
- the pgm1 gene encoding phosphoglucomutase-1, whose product MVKITVVKTKPYTDQKPGTSGLRKRVTVFQQNQHYAENFIQSIISTVEPAQRQEGTLVVGGDGRFFMKDAIQLIVQIAAANGIGRLVIGQNGIMSTPAVSCVIRKIKAIGGIILTASHNPGGPNGDFGIKYNISSGGPAPEGITDKIFQISKGLQEYHICPELKVDLSTIGKQTFEVDTFKPFTVEIVDSVESYAEMLRDIFDFAALKELLSGSNRINVRLDAMHGVVGPYVKKIVCEELGAPANSAVNCAPSEDFGGHHPDPNLTYAADLVNTMKGGEYDFGAAFDGDGDRNMVLGKHGFFVNPSDSVAVIGANITCIPYFQKTGVKGLARSMPTSGALDNVAKTLKMELYETPTGWKFFGNLMDAGKLSLCGEESFGTGSDHIREKDGLWAVLAWLSILATRKQSVEAIMKEHWQKFGRNFFTRYDYEEVDSDAANKMIADLQNTMFDKSFIGQKFSSGDKTYQVEKADNFEYTDPVDGSVSKGQGLRIIFSDGSRIIFRLSGTGSAGATIRLYIDSYEKDPQKIYHDPQVMLAPLVDIALRISQLQEKTGRTGPTVIT is encoded by the exons ATGGTGAAGATAACCGTCGTGAAAACCAAGCCGTACACGGACCAGAAGCCGGGCACCAGCGGCCTGCGGAAGAGGGTGACGGTGTTCCAGCAGAACCAGCACTATGCCGAGAACTTCATCCAGAGCATTATCTCCACCGTGGAGCCCGCTCAGAGGCAGGAGGGCACGCTGGTGGTGGGGGGAGACGGCCGCTTCTTCATGAAGGATGCCATTCAGCTAATCGTCCAGATTGCTGCGGCCAATGGG ATTGGCCGACTGGTCATTGGTCAGAATGGGATCATGTCCACACCCGCAGTGTCCTGTGTGATCCGCAAAATTAAAGCGATTGGCGGGATCATTCTGACGGCCAGCCACAACCCTGGTGGTCCCAATGGAGACTTTGGCATCAAGTATAACATCTCCAGTGGAG GGCCTGCACCAGAGGGCATTACTGATAAAATATTCCAGATTAGCAAAGGCCTTCAAGAGTACCACATCTGCCCAGAGCTTAAGGTGGATTTGTCCACCATTGGCAAACAGACTTTTGAAGTGGACACTTTCAAGCCCTTCACAG TGGAGATTGTGGACTCAGTGGAGTCATACGCTGAGATGCTCAGAGACATCTTTGACTTTGCTGCTCTGAAGGAGTTACTATCTGGATCCAATCGCATCAATGTCCGGTTAGACGCAATGCACGGAG TGGTGGGCCCCTATGTGAAAAAGatagtgtgtgaggagttgggggcCCCAGCCAACTCTGCCGTCAACTGTGCCCCCTCTGAGGACTTTGGGGGTCACCACCCTGACCCAAATCTGACCTACGCTGCTGACCTGGTCAACACTATGAAGGGAGGTGAATATGACTTTGGAGCAGCTTTTGACGGTGATGGT GATCGTAACATGGTTCTAGGTAAACATGGATTCTTCGTCAACCCCTCTGACTCTGTGGCAGTGATTGGTGCTAATATCACCTGCATCCCATACTTCCAGAAAACTGGTGTTAAAGGATTAGCTCGCAGTATGCCCACCAGTGGTGCTCTAGACAA TGTGGCCAAGACTCTAAAGATGGAGTTATATGAAACACCCACAGGCTGGAAATTCTTTGGGAATCTTATGGATGCTGGTaaactgtctctgtgtggaGAAGAGAGCTTTGGCACTG GCTCTGATCATATCCGGGAGAAGGACGGTCTGTGGGCAGTGCTTGCCTGGCTGTCCATTCTGGCCACTCGCAAACAGAGTGTGGAGGCCATCATGAAAGAACACTGGCAGAAGTTTGGCAGGAATTTCTTCACAAG GTATGACTATGAGGAGGTGGACTCTGATGCAGCAAATAAGATGATTGCAGACCTACAGAACACCATGTTTGATAAATCCTTCATTGGACAGAAGTTCTCCTCAGGGGATAAAACATATCAAGTGGAGAAAGCTGATAACTTTGAATACACAGACCCAGTGGATGGTAGTGTCTCAAAGGGACAG GGCCTGCGGATCATCTTCAGTGATGGCTCTCGTATCATCTTCCGTCTCAGTGGGACAGGCAGTGCCGGTGCAACTATCAGGCTTTACATAGACAGTTATGAGAAAGACCCTCAGAAGATTTATCACGATCCACAG GTAATGTTGGCTCCTTTGGTGGACATCGCCCTCAGGATCTCTCAGCTCCAGGAGAAGACTGGTCGCACTGGCCCTACTGTGATCACATAA